In a genomic window of Tripterygium wilfordii isolate XIE 37 chromosome 8, ASM1340144v1, whole genome shotgun sequence:
- the LOC120003761 gene encoding NAC transcription factor 29-like — protein sequence MTSSEDMETPGFGFNPTEEQLVNYYLRNKICGNDDKVSAIADIGGICNYEPWELPKKAAIPSQDTWYFFSRPDRKYKKSGNNNRVTRAGYWKVTGKPREIKNRAKNQVLGIKRILVFYEGRVRDPLWTQWTMHEYQLNPSSSNGTDYVISRLHKKTPRKRLNSSGDESEPGHDSASEVENPGTDFTLPEIDPQFEEDFRNSYKQGVTSPTAQLPELYYSQGPSNVYHQHTNGAIDDYIMPLSQFGSGYQQYNNIEAVKSHQAIQDAQYYSGSMHTTLDDSSPSESLVHIGDSDDTEAVRAMADGFLWGTQMMQGLSYENFQKKNCVADEYDLLSPQFGASGQQDMISEMVSSYPTIQDIHLYPKSMEIAPSDSSPSEYSASLPAKDMSDAEVIDEFITNYSDSDWPQWFERTSACFSYTRK from the exons ATGACGAGCTCAGAAGACATGGAAACACCAGGTTTCGGATTTAATCCGACTGAGGAACAGCTAGTCAACTATTACTTACGCAATAAGATCTGTGGCAATGATGACAAAGTCTCTGCAATTGCAGATATTGGTGGTATTTGCAATTACGAGCCGTGGGAGTTACCCA AGAAGGCGGCGATACCATCACAGGATACATGGTATTTCTTTTCTCGTCCAGATCGCAAGTATAAAAAGAGTGGAAACAATAACAGGGTCACAAGGGCTGGTTACTGGAAAGTGACCGGCAAGCCACGGGAGATCAAGAACAGAGCCAAGAACCAAGTCCTTGGTATCAAGAGAATTTTGGTTTTCTATGAAGGTCGTGTGCGTGACCCACTCTGGACTCAATGGACCATGCACGAATATCAGCTGAATCCCTCTTCCTCCAATGGG ACGGATTATGTCATCTCCCGCTTGCATAAAAAAACACCCAGGAAGAGACTCAATTCATCAGGCGATGAAAGTGAACCAGGTCATGACTCGGCTTCTGAAGTTGAAAATCCTGGTACAGATTTCACATTGCCAGAG ATAGACCCACAATTTGAGGAAGATTTCCGGAACTCTTACAAGCAGGGTGTCACCTCCCCCACAGCTCAGCTGCCAGAGTTGTACTATAGCCAGGGCCCTTCTAATGTTTATCATCAGCACACCAATGGCGCtattgatgattatattatgcCATTGTCTCAATTTGGCTCCGGTTATCAGCAATACAACAACATAGAGGCGGTGAAGTCGCATCAGGCTATCCAGGATGCACAATACTACAGTGGAAGTATGCACACTACCCTTGATGACTCCAGCCCATCAGAGTCATTGGTGCATATTGGGGATAGCGATGACACTGAAGCAGTCAGAGCAATGGCAGATGGATTTTTGTGGGGGACGCAAATGATGCAGGGGCTCTCTTAtgagaattttcaaaaaaaaaattgtgttgctGATGAATATGATCTATTGTCGCCTCAATTTGGCGCTAGTGGGCAGCAAGACATGATCTCAGAGATGGTGAGCTCGTATCCTACCATTCAGGATATAcacctttatcccaaaagtatGGAAATTGCCCCTAGTGACTCCAGCCCATCAGAATATTCAGCAAGTCTGCCCGCTAAGGATATGAGTGACGCTGAAGTAATCGACGAATTCATCACAAACTATAGTGATTCGGATTGGCCTCAGTGGTTTGAGCGTACTTCTGCATGTTTTTCCTACACacgaaaatag
- the LOC120003740 gene encoding NAC domain-containing protein 71-like, with protein sequence MNATSSSLASPKDMKRAKGYRFHPTEEELINHYLQKKMLGYENQVSAIAEVDICKYEPWELPMKSKLPSNDYIWYFFGRPDYKYRNSKRANRKTKDGYWKVTGKKRSIKNRANNKTIGIKKNLVFYRGRVPEGVKTTWIIHEYHPNSSSSNGRDFVICRLKQKSRDKIDNSTIDKGESRHDATSVVENHVNEITFPEIDLQFLEEFLSSNEEDFNSPDAHQPEMCMEQGPQSPSVGNLQNTNSFTDNYNVPLPQFGTSDLQDNITKWMNSSTANQDVYSIDGSIPTPPNDSSPSESFGSLFVDDIGGTEEIDTWVNSCFESAFEGYSFSNT encoded by the exons ATGAATGCCACTTCTTCTTCA CTTGCGAGCCCAAAGGATATGAAGCGTGCTAAAGGTTACAGATTTCATCCAACTGAGGAAGAACTCATCAATCATTATTTGCAGAAGAAGATGCTTGGTTATGAGAACCAAGTCTCAGCCATTGCTGAAGTCGATATCTGCAAATACGAACCATGGGAATTGCCCA TGAAGTCAAAGCTACCATCGAATGATTATATATGGTATTTCTTCGGTCGTCCTGATTACAAGTATAGAAATAGTAAGCGGGCAAACAGGAAAACAAAAGATGGTTACTGGAAAGTGACTGGAAAAAAACGTAGTATCAAGAATAGAGCCAACAACAAAACCATTGGTATCAAGAAAAATTTGGTATTCTATCGAGGTCGTGTGCCCGAAGGAGTCAAGACTACTTGGATCATCCATGAGTACCATCCAAATTCCTCCTCTTCCAATGGg AGGGATTTTGTCATATGCcgcttgaaacaaaaatcacgCGACAAGATCGACAATTCAACTATTGATAAAGGTGAATCAAGACATGATGCAACTTCAGTCGTCGAAAATCATGTGAACGAGATCACATTCCCAGAG ATAGACCTGCAATTTCTGGAAGAATTCTTAAGCTCCAACGAAGAGGATTTCAACTCTCCAGATGCACACCAGCCAGAGATGTGCATGGAGCAAGGCCCGCAAAGCCCCTCAGTTGGGAATTTACAAAATACCAACAGCTTTACTGATAACTATAATGTGCCTTTACCTCAATTTGGCACTAGTGATCTACAAGACAATATTACAAAGTGGATGAATTCATCTACTGCTAACCAAGATGTATACTCCATTGATGGAAGTATACCTACTCCGCCTAATGACTCCAGCCCATCAGAGTCATTTGGCAGTCTATTTGTCGACGATATCGGAGGCACCGAAGAAATCGACACATGGGTAAATAGCTGTTTTGAATCAGCTTTTGAAGGCTACTCGTTTAGTAACACCTAA
- the LOC120003220 gene encoding NAC domain-containing protein 19-like, translated as MTSSEDMETPGFGFNPTEEQLVNYYLRNKICGNDDKVSAIADIGGICNYEPWELPKKAAIPSKDTWYFFSRPDRKYKKSGNNNRVTRAGYWKVTGKPREIKNRAKNQVLGIKRILVFYEGRVRDPLWTQWTIHEYQLNPSSSNGTDYVISRLHKKPPKKRLNSSGDESEPGHDSASEVENPGTDFTLLEIDPQFEKDFWNSNEQGVTSPTAQLPELYYCQGPSNVYHQHTNGVTDGYIMPLSQFGSGYEQYNNIEAVKSHQAIQDAQYRSGSMHTALDVSSPSESLVHIGDIDDTEAVRADGFLWGTHMMQGLSYDDLQKTNCVADEYDLLSPQFGASGQQDMISEMVSSYPTIQDMHLYPEIMEIAPSDSSPSEYLGSLPAKDMSDAEVIDEFFANYSDEIGLGDLGVLLHVFPTHENREK; from the exons ATGACGAGCTCAGAAGACATGGAAACACCAGGTTTCGGATTTAATCCGACTGAGGAACAGCTAGTCAACTATTACTTACGCAATAAGATCTGTGGCAATGATGACAAAGTCTCTGCAATTGCAGATATTGGTGGTATTTGCAATTACGAGCCGTGGGAGTTACCCA AGAAGGCGGCGATACCATCAAAGGATACATGGTATTTCTTTTCTCGTCCAGATCGCAAGTATAAAAAGAGTGGAAACAATAACAGAGTCACAAGGGCTGGTTACTGGAAAGTGACCGGTAAGCCACGGGAGATCAAGAACAGAGCCAAGAACCAAGTCCTTGGTATCAAGAGAATTTTGGTTTTCTATGAAGGTCGTGTGCGTGACCCACTCTGGACTCAATGGACCATACACGAATATCAGCTGAATCCCTCTTCTTCCAATGGG ACGGATTATGTTATCTCCCGCTTGCATAAAAAACCACCCAAGAAGAGACTCAATTCATCAGGTGATGAAAGTGAACCAGGTCATGACTCGGCTTCTGAAGTTGAAAATCCTGGTACAGATTTCACATTGCTAGAG ATAGACCCACAATTTGAGAAAGATTTCTGGAACTCTAACGAGCAGGGTGTCACCTCCCCCACAGCTCAGCTGCCGGAGTTGTACTATTGCCAGGGCCCTTCTAATGTTTATCATCAGCACACCAATGGCGTTACTGATGGTTATATTATGCCATTGTCTCAATTTGGCTCCGGTTATGAGCAATACAACAACATAGAGGCGGTGAAGTCGCATCAGGCTATCCAGGATGCACAATACCGCAGTGGAAGTATGCACACTGCCCTTGATGTCTCCAGTCCATCAGAGTCATTGGTGCATATTGGGGATATCGATGACACTGAAGCAGTCAGGGCAGATGGATTTTTGTGGGGGACGCACATGATGCAGGGGCTCTCTTATGATGATCTTCAAAAAACCAATTGTGTTGCTGATGAATATGATCTATTGTCGCCTCAATTTGGCGCTAGTGGGCAGCAAGACATGATCTCAGAGATGGTGAGCTCTTATCCTACCATCCAAGATATGCACCTTTACCCCGAAATTATGGAAATTGCCCCTAGTGACTCCAGCCCATCAGAATATTTGGGAAGTCTGCCCGCTAAGGATATGAGTGACGCCGAAGTAATCGACGAATTCTTCGCAAACTATAGTGATGAGATTGGGCTCGGTGATTTGGGCGTCCTTCTGCATGTTTTTCCTACAcatgaaaatagagaaaaataa